From a region of the Methanoculleus receptaculi genome:
- a CDS encoding molybdopterin biosynthesis protein yields MVKRYLSVISLEEARSLVERSFQAVPRVVRVPVGTELIGRVTAEPIFARFSVPAIHISAMDGIAVRSADTVGASEQHPVTLPDAVPVNTGNIVPPGYDAVIMIEDVWLESGRYTIRKPVSPWQHIRPVGEDIAESEMILPRGHRIRPHELGALANYGVTEAAVKHLRAGLIPTGSELVPPGIMPPPGKVIESNTLLAAAILSEAGVEACRYPIVPDDHNAIKGAVRRGIEENDILLVSAGSSAGTRDYTADVIGDLGEVLAHGVAIKPGKPVIIGRVGGKPVIGLPGYPLAAVTVMREIVMPLVARYGLPVPRPEGLSARLTTSLHSDIGTDEFVLLSVGMVGDRWVAVPQSRGAGIQMSAVRANGYMQIPAQKEGVEAGEIVDVRLTVPRTEAEEAVLITGSHDPSLDYLADLVRPRGVDLHSTHVGSMGGVIALKKRECHAAPMHLLAPDGTYNTHYLRRYAPDADLVLLCVAERQQGVISREGLGFDDLPGRRFVNRQKGSGTRVLLDHHLAERGIDPASIPGYDREVTTHLAVALAVKTGEADAGMGVYSAAKALDLAFVPVATERYELAMHRQMLDDPRVSALVETVSSETFKQILNDLGGYETAETGVLRELRG; encoded by the coding sequence CTGGTGAAGCGCTACCTCTCGGTCATATCGCTTGAAGAGGCGCGGTCGCTGGTGGAGAGGTCGTTTCAAGCCGTTCCGCGGGTTGTCCGGGTTCCTGTGGGGACGGAACTGATAGGCCGGGTCACCGCCGAACCCATATTCGCCAGGTTCTCAGTCCCCGCGATCCACATCTCGGCGATGGACGGGATAGCGGTCAGGAGCGCCGATACCGTCGGGGCCAGCGAGCAGCACCCGGTGACCCTCCCGGACGCGGTGCCGGTCAACACGGGCAACATAGTCCCACCCGGCTACGACGCTGTGATCATGATCGAGGACGTCTGGCTGGAGAGCGGGAGATACACCATCCGCAAACCTGTCAGCCCCTGGCAGCACATCCGCCCGGTCGGCGAGGATATAGCCGAGTCGGAGATGATCCTCCCGCGGGGACACCGGATACGGCCACACGAACTCGGGGCGCTTGCAAACTACGGGGTGACAGAGGCTGCGGTCAAGCACCTGCGGGCAGGGCTGATCCCCACCGGGAGCGAACTTGTCCCGCCCGGCATCATGCCGCCGCCGGGGAAGGTTATCGAGAGCAACACGCTCCTGGCTGCTGCCATCCTCTCTGAGGCGGGGGTTGAGGCCTGCCGCTACCCCATCGTCCCTGACGACCACAACGCCATAAAGGGCGCTGTCAGGCGCGGCATCGAAGAGAACGACATCCTGCTCGTATCGGCTGGATCGTCGGCCGGGACACGGGACTACACCGCCGACGTCATCGGGGATCTCGGCGAGGTGCTGGCACACGGCGTGGCCATCAAACCGGGTAAACCGGTGATCATCGGCAGAGTCGGGGGGAAACCTGTGATCGGGCTCCCGGGCTACCCGCTCGCTGCGGTGACGGTTATGCGCGAGATTGTCATGCCGCTCGTTGCCCGGTATGGTCTACCCGTCCCCCGGCCGGAAGGTCTCAGCGCCAGGCTGACGACGAGTCTCCACTCGGATATCGGGACAGACGAGTTCGTCCTCCTCTCCGTGGGGATGGTCGGGGATCGCTGGGTTGCGGTGCCGCAATCCCGGGGTGCGGGGATCCAGATGAGCGCGGTGCGGGCGAACGGATACATGCAGATCCCGGCACAGAAGGAGGGTGTCGAGGCGGGTGAGATTGTGGACGTCCGGCTGACCGTTCCGCGGACGGAGGCGGAGGAGGCGGTGCTCATCACGGGGAGCCACGACCCCTCGCTTGACTACCTTGCCGATCTCGTCCGGCCGCGCGGCGTGGATCTCCACTCCACTCACGTCGGGAGCATGGGCGGCGTGATCGCCCTGAAGAAACGCGAGTGTCATGCCGCGCCGATGCACCTCCTCGCCCCCGACGGCACTTACAACACCCACTACCTGAGACGCTACGCCCCTGACGCCGACCTCGTCCTCCTCTGCGTTGCGGAACGCCAGCAGGGCGTCATCTCCCGCGAGGGTCTGGGGTTCGACGACCTGCCGGGGCGGCGGTTCGTCAACCGGCAGAAGGGGTCGGGGACACGGGTGCTCCTGGACCATCACCTGGCAGAACGCGGCATTGACCCGGCCTCCATCCCCGGTTACGACCGCGAGGTTACGACACACCTTGCGGTGGCGCTGGCCGTGAAGACGGGGGAGGCGGACGCCGGGATGGGCGTCTACAGTGCTGCAAAGGCGCTTGATCTTGCGTTTGTGCCGGTGGCAACGGAGCGCTACGAACTTGCGATGCACCGCCAGATGCTCGATGACCCGCGGGTCTCGGCTCTGGTGGAGACGGTCTCCTCGGAGACGTTCAAACAGATCCTCAACGATCTTGGGGGTTACGAGACCGCCGAGACAGGCGTGCTGCGCGAACTGCGAGGTTGA
- a CDS encoding molybdopterin molybdotransferase MoeA, with product MSLFLDVVSVDAAVETVRRITPAAGCEDVPLESALHRVLAKDVCADIDVPGFDRSTVDGYAVAAADTIGASEAIPAMLQFLGRVSMGSTDPGSISPGSCRYVPTGGALPAGADAVVMIENAEQIGDDLLVHRPVAPGENVIRRGEDFGAGKVVLERGRVLTPREIGVAAAVGADRVSVVMVPRIGIISTGNEVVPILERPAPGQVRDVNSYLAGAFVTERGCRPVYFGIVRDDRAALMRAVASALERCDAVLISGGSSKDERDNTAAVVAELGEVLVHGIALAPGKPTIIGTARKKPVIGLPGHPASTFVVLVAIVDHLIAAMSQTTVTRRTLRARLTQNIPSTRGREDYIRVSLEDGRATPIFGKSGLLNTLVQSDGLVRIPASIEGLEVGEEVEVILW from the coding sequence ATGAGCCTCTTTCTTGATGTCGTATCCGTCGATGCGGCCGTCGAGACGGTTCGGAGGATCACTCCTGCAGCGGGGTGCGAGGACGTTCCGCTTGAGAGCGCGCTCCACCGCGTGCTTGCAAAGGACGTCTGCGCCGATATCGATGTCCCGGGGTTTGACCGTTCAACGGTCGACGGCTACGCGGTCGCCGCGGCCGATACAATCGGCGCCTCCGAGGCCATACCGGCGATGCTCCAGTTCCTGGGAAGGGTCAGTATGGGGAGCACCGATCCGGGGAGCATCTCCCCGGGGTCGTGCCGCTACGTCCCGACCGGCGGGGCACTCCCGGCGGGTGCGGACGCGGTGGTGATGATCGAGAACGCCGAACAGATCGGTGACGATCTCCTGGTCCACCGGCCAGTGGCGCCCGGTGAGAACGTGATCCGCAGGGGCGAGGATTTCGGGGCCGGGAAGGTGGTACTGGAGCGCGGCCGCGTCCTCACGCCGAGGGAGATCGGTGTCGCCGCAGCGGTCGGGGCAGACCGCGTCAGCGTGGTGATGGTGCCCCGGATCGGGATCATATCCACCGGCAACGAGGTCGTCCCCATACTCGAGAGACCGGCGCCTGGCCAGGTGCGGGACGTAAACTCCTACCTTGCGGGTGCGTTTGTAACGGAACGGGGCTGCCGCCCGGTCTATTTCGGGATAGTCAGGGACGACCGCGCGGCGTTGATGCGGGCGGTCGCGTCAGCGCTAGAGCGGTGCGACGCTGTCCTGATCTCCGGGGGGTCGTCAAAGGATGAGAGGGACAACACCGCCGCGGTTGTCGCGGAACTCGGCGAGGTGCTGGTGCACGGGATCGCACTTGCCCCCGGGAAACCGACCATCATAGGGACGGCGCGTAAAAAACCGGTCATCGGGCTGCCGGGGCACCCGGCCTCAACATTCGTTGTGCTCGTCGCCATCGTGGACCACCTGATTGCGGCGATGAGTCAGACCACCGTCACCCGCCGGACACTCCGGGCCAGGCTGACGCAGAACATCCCCTCAACCCGCGGGAGGGAGGACTACATCCGGGTCAGCCTCGAGGATGGCAGGGCGACACCGATCTTCGGGAAGTCGGGGCTCCTCAACACCCTGGTGCAGAGCGACGGTCTTGTGCGGATCCCGGCCTCGATCGAGGGGCTTGAGGTCGGTGAAGAGGTCGAGGTGATCCTCTGGTGA